Proteins from one Staphylococcus sp. IVB6214 genomic window:
- a CDS encoding PTS sugar transporter subunit IIC has translation MRAMGALANAAIATFLVEAFNKYVGGEVLGIKFLGELGDAAGGLGGVAAAGLTALAIGVSPVYALVIAAACGGMDLLPGFFAGYVIGYLMKYTEKYVPDGVDLIGAVIVVAPLARLIAMGLTPVVNNTLLKIGDIIQSSTDTNPIFMGIMLGGIITVVGTAPLSSMALTALLGLTGVPMAIGAMAAFSSAFMNGTLFHRLRLGDRKDTISVSIEPLSQADIVSANPIPVYLTNFVGGAAAGLVIALSGLINDATGTATPIAGFLVMFGFNDWSTVVMYGVVMAVIGFISGLLGAIVFKNYPVVTKGEMIARGETDA, from the coding sequence ATGCGCGCGATGGGGGCGTTAGCAAACGCTGCAATTGCGACTTTTTTAGTTGAAGCATTCAATAAATATGTCGGCGGTGAAGTGCTAGGTATTAAATTTTTAGGTGAACTAGGAGATGCGGCAGGTGGTTTAGGCGGTGTGGCAGCAGCCGGATTAACTGCCCTTGCGATTGGTGTGTCGCCTGTATATGCGCTTGTTATTGCTGCGGCATGTGGTGGTATGGATTTGTTACCCGGATTCTTTGCAGGGTATGTCATTGGTTATTTGATGAAGTATACAGAAAAATATGTGCCAGATGGTGTGGACTTAATTGGGGCAGTCATCGTTGTAGCTCCGCTTGCACGTTTAATTGCGATGGGCTTAACACCAGTGGTTAATAATACACTATTAAAAATAGGGGATATCATTCAAAGCTCGACAGATACGAACCCAATATTTATGGGAATTATGCTTGGTGGTATTATTACCGTAGTAGGAACGGCGCCACTGAGTTCTATGGCGTTAACAGCGCTGTTAGGCTTAACGGGTGTGCCGATGGCGATTGGTGCGATGGCAGCCTTTAGCTCAGCATTTATGAACGGGACATTGTTCCATCGCTTACGACTTGGTGATCGAAAAGATACCATTTCAGTGAGTATTGAACCACTATCACAAGCGGATATCGTATCAGCCAATCCGATTCCAGTCTACTTAACGAACTTCGTCGGTGGGGCAGCCGCAGGGCTTGTGATTGCGCTATCAGGTTTGATTAATGATGCCACAGGGACTGCAACACCGATTGCCGGCTTTCTCGTGATGTTTGGTTTTAATGACTGGTCAACAGTTGTGATGTACGGTGTTGTAATGGCAGTGATTGGCTTCATTTCAGGATTGTTAGGCGCTATTGTCTTCAAAAATTATCCTGTTGTTACAAAAGGAGAGATGATTGCGCGTGGTGAAACTGACGCGTAG
- a CDS encoding thioesterase family protein, with the protein MLTYPFIDHTFVEPDWIDRNGHMNDAEYARVFSLAIDHFHDQIGLSTPERKARNYTVFTLETHITYLREVEQDHTLDIKVRIYDYDDKRTHFFMELFDIETDTLCATGETMMMGIDNETRRAAPYPDDIYEQLAHYYTSQGKQEWPNQRGHQIGIPRK; encoded by the coding sequence ATGTTAACTTATCCTTTTATCGACCATACATTTGTAGAACCTGATTGGATTGACCGAAATGGCCATATGAACGATGCGGAATATGCACGTGTTTTCAGTCTTGCAATCGATCATTTTCATGATCAAATTGGCTTATCAACCCCTGAGCGTAAAGCACGTAACTACACCGTATTTACACTCGAGACACACATCACCTATTTGCGCGAAGTTGAACAAGATCATACGTTGGATATAAAAGTACGTATTTATGATTATGATGATAAACGCACACACTTTTTTATGGAGTTATTTGATATCGAAACAGACACATTATGTGCAACTGGTGAAACGATGATGATGGGAATTGATAATGAAACACGTCGTGCAGCACCTTATCCAGATGATATTTATGAACAACTGGCGCATTATTACACATCTCAAGGTAAACAAGAATGGCCAAACCAACGTGGTCATCAAATTGGTATTCCACGCAAATAG
- a CDS encoding ABC transporter ATP-binding protein produces MSLKVKNLVKTFGQGDAETVVLKGLDFEVQPGEFVILNGASGSGKSTLLTILGGLLTPSEGQVIIDGEDLTQLSAKERTEKRLKNIGFIFQASHLLPYLKVKEQLILVGQEAGMSKKEAGTRATTLLEQIGLGHRLDAYPHMLSGGEKQRVAIMRAWMNQPKLLLADEPTASLDAKRATEVVDMIKAQVRDEKAIGMMVTHDERLFEYADRIFYLDSGQLAQK; encoded by the coding sequence ATGAGTTTAAAAGTTAAAAACTTAGTAAAGACTTTTGGTCAAGGTGATGCAGAAACAGTCGTTTTAAAAGGGTTAGATTTTGAAGTACAACCAGGAGAATTTGTCATTTTAAATGGCGCATCAGGATCAGGGAAGTCTACTTTACTAACAATACTAGGTGGCTTATTAACACCTTCTGAAGGACAAGTCATCATAGATGGGGAAGACCTTACACAATTGTCAGCAAAAGAAAGAACAGAGAAGCGTCTAAAGAACATTGGATTTATTTTTCAAGCTTCACATTTATTGCCGTATTTGAAGGTGAAAGAGCAATTGATTTTAGTCGGTCAAGAAGCCGGGATGTCTAAAAAAGAAGCCGGTACGCGAGCGACGACGTTGTTAGAGCAAATTGGTCTTGGTCATCGACTCGATGCTTACCCACACATGCTATCAGGTGGCGAGAAGCAACGTGTTGCGATTATGCGTGCATGGATGAACCAACCGAAGTTACTTTTAGCAGATGAACCAACAGCAAGCTTAGATGCAAAACGTGCCACTGAAGTTGTCGATATGATTAAAGCACAAGTACGTGATGAAAAGGCGATTGGGATGATGGTAACCCATGATGAACGATTGTTTGAATATGCTGATCGTATTTTTTACTTGGATAGTGGACAACTCGCTCAGAAATAA
- a CDS encoding MarR family transcriptional regulator — protein sequence MSNHDIMNQHIRFMGEFMTNMNALTAGVLKDLRAQYAISNEQSSVLLMLSHEKALTLTEITIRQGVNKAAVSRRVKKLLDLELVQFAYTNDDADRRLKYVELTEYGMDFVHDSRNLITELATEVLSDIPQDEIEETRAVLEKIDTRLKGLVRKSATSNHLE from the coding sequence ATGTCAAATCATGACATTATGAATCAGCATATTCGTTTTATGGGTGAATTCATGACGAATATGAACGCCTTGACAGCGGGCGTCCTAAAAGATTTACGCGCACAATACGCTATATCAAATGAACAGTCAAGTGTCTTATTGATGCTGTCACACGAAAAAGCATTAACACTCACAGAGATTACGATACGACAAGGGGTTAACAAAGCAGCAGTCAGTAGACGTGTCAAGAAGCTTCTAGATTTAGAACTTGTGCAGTTTGCATATACGAATGATGATGCAGATCGACGATTGAAATATGTTGAGTTGACTGAATACGGGATGGACTTTGTGCATGACTCTCGAAACCTTATAACAGAGTTAGCGACAGAAGTGTTATCAGACATCCCACAAGATGAAATAGAAGAAACACGTGCAGTTTTAGAGAAAATTGATACACGTTTGAAAGGACTTGTGCGAAAGAGCGCAACTTCCAATCACCTAGAATAA
- a CDS encoding GTP-binding protein, giving the protein MIEKKVPVTVLSGYLGSGKTTLLNHILNHREGRRIAVIVNDMSEVNIDKDLIADGGGLSRTDEKLVELSNGCICCTLREDLLREVKAIAERGGIDQIVIESTGISEPVPVAQTFSYIDEEIGIDLTELCQLDTMVTVVDAHRFMRDYQSEDLLLDRDQAVAEEDERTIADLLIDQIEFCDVLVLNKTDLVSEDEMNRLEAMLRKLQPTAKVIRTVKGQVDLEEVLDTGLFNFEKASQSAGWIQELEAGGHENHTPETEEYGISSFVYKRRLPFHAERFNDWLEGMSKNIVRAKGIAWLAQYNEVACLVSQAGSVVDIHPVTYWVAAMPKAERGAILQEREDVRADWDPEYGDRQTQLVVIGIDLDEAAITKELDDCLLKAHEIDADWSQLKDPYGWQIRRQA; this is encoded by the coding sequence ATGATAGAGAAAAAAGTACCAGTCACGGTGTTGAGTGGTTATTTAGGTTCTGGAAAAACAACGTTACTCAACCATATTTTGAATCATCGTGAAGGACGCCGTATTGCGGTGATTGTTAACGATATGAGTGAAGTCAATATTGATAAAGACTTGATTGCAGATGGTGGTGGGCTTTCACGTACGGATGAAAAGCTTGTTGAATTATCAAATGGTTGTATTTGCTGTACGTTGCGAGAAGACTTATTACGAGAAGTAAAAGCAATTGCAGAACGTGGTGGTATCGATCAAATTGTGATTGAATCGACAGGAATCTCTGAACCGGTACCTGTGGCACAGACGTTCTCTTATATCGATGAAGAAATCGGTATTGATTTAACAGAGTTATGTCAATTAGATACGATGGTAACGGTTGTAGATGCACACCGTTTTATGAGAGATTATCAGTCAGAAGACTTGTTGTTAGATCGAGATCAAGCAGTTGCTGAAGAAGACGAACGTACGATTGCAGACTTACTTATTGATCAAATTGAGTTCTGTGACGTACTCGTACTCAACAAAACAGATTTAGTTTCTGAAGATGAAATGAATCGATTAGAAGCAATGTTGAGAAAGTTACAACCAACAGCTAAAGTGATTCGAACAGTTAAAGGGCAAGTTGACTTAGAAGAGGTATTGGATACGGGACTATTTAACTTTGAAAAAGCTAGCCAATCTGCAGGTTGGATTCAAGAGTTAGAAGCGGGTGGCCATGAAAATCATACACCTGAGACAGAAGAATACGGCATTTCATCATTTGTATACAAACGTCGTCTACCGTTCCATGCAGAACGTTTTAACGATTGGTTAGAAGGTATGTCTAAAAACATTGTACGTGCTAAAGGGATTGCATGGTTAGCGCAATACAATGAAGTGGCATGTCTTGTATCACAAGCAGGTAGTGTTGTCGATATTCATCCAGTAACTTACTGGGTGGCAGCGATGCCAAAAGCTGAACGTGGAGCAATTCTTCAAGAGCGTGAAGATGTACGTGCAGATTGGGATCCAGAATATGGAGATCGTCAAACGCAACTTGTTGTGATTGGTATTGATTTAGATGAAGCAGCGATTACGAAAGAACTTGATGATTGCTTGTTGAAAGCACATGAAATCGATGCAGATTGGTCACAATTAAAAGATCCATATGGTTGGCAGATTAGACGCCAAGCATAA
- a CDS encoding lactate dehydrogenase — protein sequence MMKLGLIGIGKVGSQILTDIQYLNLFSEIVVIDTNEQLARGEVVDHQHAQGLRSTNHIQIKCGDYQDLSDADVVVVTASVETDPNMPDRTALTKGNVTVVTDIMNHINNVTQQPLIVFVSNPVDTVTYIATQVNDYPNDKIMGTGTLLESARFRTLIANHYEIDPKSVEAFVIGEHGQHAVPVWSKTTIAGMPLAEFESLSNKPKIDRTHITQQIDKVSFDVFHDKGWTNVAIAKTTVELVKSLMFNEKSILPLTSLASNGCLAVSLPTLVTRQGIEYVFEITLDETEREQFEQAQSYIQQTIDTHYQR from the coding sequence ATGATGAAATTAGGATTGATTGGTATTGGAAAAGTAGGAAGCCAAATTCTAACAGATATTCAATATTTGAATTTGTTTTCTGAAATTGTTGTCATTGATACGAATGAACAGTTAGCAAGGGGAGAAGTTGTGGATCATCAGCATGCACAAGGACTAAGGTCAACAAATCATATTCAGATTAAATGTGGAGATTATCAAGACCTATCTGATGCGGATGTTGTAGTTGTGACAGCAAGTGTTGAAACCGATCCAAATATGCCTGATCGAACGGCGCTGACAAAAGGGAACGTTACAGTGGTTACGGACATTATGAATCATATCAATAATGTAACTCAGCAACCATTAATTGTTTTTGTGTCGAACCCAGTAGATACGGTGACGTATATCGCAACACAAGTCAATGATTATCCAAACGACAAAATTATGGGGACAGGTACGTTGTTGGAAAGTGCGCGCTTTAGAACTTTAATTGCGAATCACTACGAAATTGACCCGAAAAGTGTAGAAGCCTTTGTGATCGGAGAACATGGGCAACATGCGGTGCCTGTGTGGAGTAAAACAACAATTGCGGGCATGCCATTGGCAGAGTTTGAGTCACTCTCTAACAAACCTAAAATTGACCGTACACATATCACGCAACAGATTGATAAAGTATCTTTTGATGTGTTTCACGATAAAGGATGGACGAATGTAGCAATTGCAAAGACAACGGTGGAGTTAGTGAAAAGTTTGATGTTCAATGAAAAGTCAATTCTGCCACTGACATCTTTAGCATCGAATGGCTGTTTAGCGGTGAGTTTACCAACATTAGTGACACGTCAAGGTATCGAGTATGTCTTTGAGATTACATTAGATGAAACGGAACGAGAACAGTTTGAACAGGCACAATCCTATATTCAACAAACGATTGACACGCATTATCAACGTTAA
- a CDS encoding teicoplanin resistance protein VanZ: MKQCPYCHKQLNKQQVCQHCRLQVHFAVDPPSKNKQSQTQKTENDKSSEKGTKSIKKWIPFIIIGFITVLLLILFLLLRNFNSPEAQAKILVNAVDNNDTAKVSNLISTKQNKVGRQEAERYISYIKDEMGIKSFEKKVLQHVEQFDEGSPVSYVVKTDKNQEILHISKNGRRYLIFDNLSFQAPMKKAVLKPDTEATYEFSANDNKKKVMGKGKEAVEIGHYIPGDYVLDVTKTTSRGTYKGKLKFNTGSSDHDTVNVAEDFEETRVKVHLKNGDALDEGTQKVVINGETLNVTKDDTYGPFPLNKDLTITAQGEIQGKKFKASSQTIAEKDVKDSNEVTVAFDSEAIEKYKKEQEKDMKDKVSDFIKKYISARNKATQNNRIEDIKPYLLENTTFYKSMTSDLSKQKPLQDPQVTYINKSKNFYSVIVEADTKQGDSVRSHYLLQDGENDKNFKIVNYEAY, translated from the coding sequence ATGAAGCAATGTCCTTATTGTCACAAACAACTGAATAAACAACAAGTATGCCAACATTGTCGACTACAAGTACATTTTGCTGTGGATCCACCGTCAAAAAACAAACAGTCTCAGACGCAGAAAACAGAAAATGACAAGTCATCAGAAAAAGGCACGAAATCTATAAAAAAATGGATTCCGTTTATTATTATAGGATTTATTACAGTTTTATTATTAATCTTATTTTTACTGTTGCGAAATTTTAACTCTCCAGAAGCACAGGCTAAAATTTTAGTGAATGCGGTAGATAACAATGATACAGCAAAAGTCTCAAACTTGATCAGTACGAAACAAAATAAAGTTGGACGTCAGGAAGCAGAACGATATATTTCATATATTAAAGATGAAATGGGTATCAAATCTTTTGAAAAGAAAGTACTACAACATGTAGAACAATTCGATGAAGGTTCCCCTGTGTCGTATGTTGTTAAGACTGACAAAAATCAAGAAATCTTACACATCAGTAAAAATGGGCGTCGTTATTTAATTTTTGATAATTTAAGCTTTCAAGCACCGATGAAAAAAGCTGTATTAAAACCAGATACAGAAGCCACATATGAGTTTTCTGCGAACGACAACAAAAAGAAAGTAATGGGTAAAGGGAAAGAAGCGGTTGAAATCGGACATTATATTCCCGGTGACTATGTATTGGACGTAACAAAAACAACATCACGTGGTACATATAAAGGCAAGTTAAAGTTTAATACTGGCTCAAGTGATCATGACACAGTCAATGTCGCAGAAGATTTTGAAGAAACGCGTGTGAAGGTACATTTGAAAAATGGGGATGCACTAGATGAAGGTACGCAAAAAGTTGTGATAAATGGAGAAACTTTAAATGTGACGAAAGATGATACGTATGGCCCATTTCCATTGAATAAAGACCTAACAATCACTGCGCAAGGTGAAATACAAGGTAAGAAATTTAAAGCGTCATCTCAAACGATTGCAGAGAAAGATGTGAAAGATTCCAATGAAGTCACTGTGGCATTTGACAGTGAAGCAATTGAAAAATATAAAAAAGAGCAAGAAAAAGATATGAAAGATAAAGTCAGTGATTTTATCAAAAAATATATTTCTGCACGCAACAAAGCAACTCAAAACAATCGCATCGAGGACATCAAGCCATATTTACTGGAAAACACTACATTTTATAAATCAATGACGTCGGATTTATCAAAACAAAAACCATTGCAAGATCCGCAAGTGACATATATTAATAAGTCTAAAAACTTTTATTCAGTCATTGTAGAAGCGGACACGAAACAAGGAGATTCTGTCCGTTCACATTACTTACTACAAGATGGTGAAAATGACAAAAACTTTAAAATCGTCAACTACGAAGCGTATTAA
- a CDS encoding YdcF family protein translates to MGIIHSIMTLLYLILLCMAKYIPWKHGPLIPFQVILWINVFTAWISITTQRPPYEGIFLIIILFTVLFIKQRDSLLSQPDGRWFLWRLSCYIIAIISLCVGSLLLSTIMPTFIRFWFELLYALSLVFLMSFPYYLYFSWYLRHTHPKKAPDTLLVLGAGIETESVSPLLQARLDAALSISHKDTQWIVSGGQGADEPISEALAMQRYLIQQGVSKTHILLEAQSTNTQENITYSRPLIETDSHSIIVTSDFHLMRALRIAQQSKLPANGYGAISPLRYRARSYLHDYCGLLLHHPVAWFTLTLLLILSTLL, encoded by the coding sequence ATGGGCATCATACATTCAATTATGACATTATTATATCTTATTCTTTTATGTATGGCGAAATATATCCCATGGAAACACGGACCATTAATCCCTTTCCAAGTAATTTTATGGATAAATGTTTTCACTGCATGGATCAGTATTACAACACAACGTCCACCATATGAAGGCATCTTTTTAATAATTATTTTATTCACAGTTCTTTTTATAAAACAACGAGATTCCCTGTTATCGCAACCAGATGGGAGATGGTTTTTGTGGCGTTTGAGTTGTTATATCATAGCTATCATAAGCCTGTGTGTTGGAAGTCTTCTCCTTTCAACAATCATGCCAACATTCATCCGCTTCTGGTTTGAACTGTTATATGCCTTATCACTCGTCTTTCTGATGAGTTTCCCTTACTATTTGTATTTTTCATGGTATTTAAGACATACGCACCCTAAAAAAGCACCCGATACTTTGCTAGTACTCGGTGCAGGGATTGAGACAGAATCAGTTTCACCATTGTTACAAGCACGACTTGATGCTGCGCTTAGTATTTCACACAAGGATACTCAGTGGATCGTCAGTGGTGGTCAGGGTGCGGACGAACCGATCTCAGAAGCACTGGCAATGCAACGCTACTTAATTCAACAAGGTGTATCAAAAACGCATATTCTATTAGAAGCACAATCGACGAATACACAGGAAAACATCACATATAGTCGGCCACTTATAGAGACTGACAGTCACTCTATCATTGTGACAAGTGACTTCCATCTTATGCGTGCTTTACGTATTGCACAGCAATCGAAGTTACCCGCCAACGGTTATGGCGCTATCTCTCCATTACGCTATCGTGCACGTTCATACTTACATGATTATTGCGGGTTATTATTACATCATCCAGTTGCGTGGTTTACCTTAACGCTTCTACTAATCCTATCTACCTTATTATAA
- the tenA gene encoding thiaminase II, with the protein MTTFTERLFNRVEPIWQSYLEHPFVKGLGDGTLDKEKFKHWLKQDYVYLIDYTRLFALGVAKARDLKTMTLFGTLVHETLHTEMQLHRNYAAKFGISEHELEETSPASTTTGYTSYMLDHAQRGDIAHVIAAVLTCTWSYNYIGLALNQKEGASDHPFYGEWIQTYSDDAFTELSDELIKMMDCVVEGKSETELQALEDIVVRTSYYEYMFWDMAEHKEMWPVED; encoded by the coding sequence ATGACAACATTTACGGAAAGGTTGTTTAATCGTGTTGAACCAATTTGGCAAAGTTACTTGGAACATCCATTTGTAAAAGGGCTTGGTGATGGGACGCTTGACAAAGAGAAGTTCAAGCATTGGTTAAAACAAGACTATGTGTATCTCATTGATTATACACGTCTGTTTGCTTTAGGCGTTGCAAAAGCACGAGACTTAAAAACAATGACGCTATTCGGCACACTCGTTCATGAAACGTTGCATACCGAAATGCAATTACATAGAAATTATGCGGCAAAATTCGGGATTTCTGAACATGAATTAGAAGAAACATCGCCTGCCAGTACGACAACAGGTTATACGAGCTATATGTTAGATCATGCACAGCGTGGTGATATTGCACATGTCATTGCGGCAGTACTCACGTGTACTTGGAGTTATAACTATATTGGTCTTGCGTTGAATCAAAAAGAAGGCGCATCAGATCATCCGTTTTATGGTGAATGGATTCAAACATATAGTGATGATGCATTTACCGAACTTTCAGATGAATTGATAAAGATGATGGATTGTGTTGTTGAAGGTAAAAGCGAAACAGAATTGCAAGCGTTAGAAGATATTGTCGTGCGAACAAGTTATTATGAGTACATGTTTTGGGATATGGCAGAACATAAAGAAATGTGGCCAGTAGAAGATTAA
- the gltS gene encoding sodium/glutamate symporter, with protein MIELNSITTLFIACLLLIIGQAIINKVEIFNRLSIPAPVIGGLIFAIISAILSSTGVLKIQLDGKFFQDFFMLAFFTTIGLGASFKLLKLGGKVLIVYWILCGVLATFQNVIGVSVAKLLNIDPLLGLTAGAMSMEGGHGNAAAYGQTIQNYGIDSAVTAALAAATLGLVAGGLLGGPVVRYLIKKYDLAPNNINAVQKDYSEIDINKRLHKNFSLNEVFFIQMAIILFCMALGTYLGEQFSAATGFNIPLYVASMFIAVIIRNISELFNLNLVDLKLTNQIGDISLSVFLSLALMSIQLTEIYNLALPLVIIVLFQILFVTLFSIFVVFRLLGKDYDAAVMIGGFIGHGLGATPNAMANLDAITKKFGNSPRAYLVVPIVGAFLVDLLGVPIITLFIESFRP; from the coding sequence ATGATCGAATTAAATAGTATTACAACATTATTTATCGCATGTCTGTTACTTATTATCGGACAAGCAATCATCAATAAGGTGGAGATTTTTAATCGTTTGAGCATTCCAGCACCAGTTATTGGTGGATTAATTTTTGCGATTATCTCAGCTATCTTATCGTCAACAGGTGTACTTAAAATTCAATTAGACGGTAAATTTTTCCAAGACTTCTTTATGTTAGCATTCTTCACAACAATCGGGCTTGGTGCATCATTTAAACTATTAAAATTAGGTGGAAAAGTACTGATCGTCTACTGGATTCTATGCGGTGTACTCGCAACATTCCAAAACGTCATCGGTGTATCTGTCGCAAAATTATTAAATATTGATCCACTTCTCGGTCTAACTGCTGGGGCAATGTCTATGGAAGGTGGACATGGTAATGCTGCGGCTTACGGTCAAACAATTCAAAACTACGGGATTGACTCGGCTGTAACAGCCGCACTCGCTGCTGCAACATTGGGGCTTGTTGCAGGTGGTTTATTAGGCGGACCTGTTGTGCGCTATCTCATCAAAAAATATGATTTAGCACCGAACAACATTAATGCAGTTCAAAAAGATTATTCAGAAATTGATATTAACAAACGTTTACACAAAAACTTTTCATTAAACGAAGTATTCTTTATTCAAATGGCGATTATTTTATTCTGTATGGCATTAGGGACATACCTTGGTGAGCAATTCAGTGCTGCAACTGGATTTAACATTCCACTTTATGTCGCATCTATGTTTATCGCTGTTATTATTCGAAATATTTCAGAACTCTTCAACTTAAACCTTGTTGATTTGAAATTAACAAACCAAATTGGTGATATTTCATTAAGCGTATTCTTATCACTTGCGTTGATGAGTATTCAATTAACTGAAATTTACAACCTTGCTCTACCACTTGTAATTATCGTGTTATTCCAAATTCTTTTCGTTACATTATTCTCTATCTTCGTCGTCTTCCGCTTACTCGGCAAAGACTACGATGCCGCTGTAATGATTGGTGGTTTCATCGGTCACGGACTTGGTGCAACACCAAACGCGATGGCGAACTTAGATGCCATTACGAAAAAGTTTGGTAACTCACCACGTGCATACTTGGTTGTACCAATTGTAGGTGCCTTCCTTGTAGACTTACTTGGTGTACCAATTATTACATTATTCATTGAATCATTCAGACCGTAA
- a CDS encoding alpha/beta hydrolase, which yields MKRNIMSKLMGRYLSHQRHMKFKTEPEIEAFLDKRRALNEEKHKQPDQINIKSNLVKDKFDEMQVFRFNFGHHIKNKILYIYGGTFVLQPSAFHWRFMDKLAYETLHEVVMPIYPKAPTYTYRETHAAIEEAYRRLLKETEPENIVIMGDASGGNMGLSFVQHLLKQDELPLPGKLYLISPWLDLSLSNPDITEQVQKQDPIQNIFTLQQIAKVWAGDLERKDPRISPMYGSMRGLPPVYMFGGTSEIFYPDMCQLRNYFDAEQQPLHFYEYKDMVTAFPLYPIVESHKVLKQIRKTIDQ from the coding sequence TTGAAACGAAATATTATGAGTAAGTTAATGGGGCGTTATTTGTCTCATCAACGACATATGAAATTTAAGACAGAGCCAGAGATAGAAGCTTTTTTAGATAAACGTCGCGCGTTAAACGAAGAAAAGCATAAACAACCCGACCAGATTAATATTAAATCTAATCTTGTTAAAGATAAATTTGATGAGATGCAAGTCTTTCGTTTTAATTTCGGTCATCACATTAAAAATAAAATTTTATATATTTATGGTGGTACGTTCGTATTACAACCTTCTGCATTTCATTGGCGTTTTATGGACAAGTTGGCATACGAAACATTACATGAAGTTGTGATGCCAATCTATCCGAAAGCACCAACTTACACATATCGTGAGACACACGCTGCCATTGAAGAAGCGTATCGTCGTTTATTGAAAGAAACAGAACCTGAAAATATTGTCATCATGGGTGATGCATCTGGTGGAAATATGGGGTTGAGTTTTGTTCAACATTTATTAAAACAAGATGAATTACCATTGCCAGGTAAACTATATTTAATTTCACCATGGTTGGATTTATCATTATCTAATCCCGATATTACAGAACAAGTACAAAAACAAGATCCAATTCAAAACATCTTCACATTACAACAAATTGCGAAAGTATGGGCAGGTGATTTAGAACGTAAAGATCCACGTATTTCCCCAATGTATGGTAGTATGCGCGGATTACCACCTGTGTATATGTTTGGGGGAACAAGTGAAATCTTTTACCCTGATATGTGTCAGTTACGCAACTATTTTGATGCAGAGCAACAGCCATTGCATTTCTATGAATACAAAGATATGGTAACGGCATTCCCACTTTATCCAATTGTGGAATCACATAAAGTATTGAAACAAATTCGCAAAACAATAGATCAATAA